GTTTACACAGTATGTTCCCTCACACTCGCGTGACGACACTGTCTATGCGGGAGGTACAATCAAGCGAGAGAATGGGAGAGGAGCGTACCGAACCTCAAGAAGGATGGATAATTTCTCTGGTTCGGTGACAATAGTTCGGAGGAGAGAACGGCTCGCGTATCGCAAGACTTGGAATCCTACTCCTTCCGAGAGCGTTCTAAGCTACGACATGTCCGCCATTGATTTTCttggttcttttttatttgaatcgTCCTGCAACGTGTTTGTACATACAGCAGAGCTTCTGGAGTCATTTTTCCTTGTAAAGCTATTACTACTAATAAGCCCGTCTGGTGCATGCTTCCCCACCGAAagtttgaaaatgacaaatgtATGTGAGGTTCATACAGTTTTTCATATCAGCATCCGCGAGCATTTCacattaaaaagagagaaaaaaaaactgaaacACTAAGTTCGCAAGATTTGCAACAAGTTTTTTAAAGCGaactagttttctttttttttcccagtttTCCAGTGTCTTTTTGGGCAACATCTGCAGCCAGCGTCAAACAATTCCTTGTTGTGTATACTTGACCAGCGCGCATGACTAACAATCCCATCACATCAGGGTAGAATTCAATTGTAAGATAATTCATCAATGAATCAAAAGGCATCCTGATGGCAAAAAAGGGTAAAACCAGTACACCAAAATTCAAACACTCCGTTTCGATAACAACCAAAAAGAAGCAGCCGAGATTCTGCATTTTGCAATCAAAATATAGGGCGACTAATGCAGGATATCTTGGTCGAGAAAATTAGTTGCCGAGGGCGTGGAATGGCAGGAGGTATCAACAGAATCCCAAAAAATGAAGGAATTCTGCAATCATAgatattttataatattcttGTCAAGTCGTTCTTGATCAGCATGCACATCCGCCTCTTTGCTCTGAGTCTGGAACAGCATCTGGGATGCCCTGGAAATATCTGCAAGCAATTTCGAAAGATCACCACAAAGTAAAGAGAATTGATTATAAAATGTTCCAGCATAAGCcttgtcaaaaaaatattaaattctcATCGAAATCAACCAACATTTAATAACAGAAGCGCAAATATAATGTGTCCCATGTAAGGGCAAATTATAAACATAACTTTCTCATTGAAGACTCCATTGATTTCAGCACTTCGAGTAATTTGTAcaacaaattaagaaaagttACAAATGGATTGTTCCAATTGCACAAATTTACATGCATATCATGTTACGCTTTCCATCACAACCTTGGAAAAATTGAtctcctttcattttcatgaCCACACCTACATGGCACGGCATGCATGTATAATTACATTGATAGAGAATATGATGACATCTTCCATCACATGTATCATTTCATCTTGTCCCCTAGACCTCAAAAATTTCTCATGTTTCACCTTACacctcaaaaagaaatttttgattaattgattACACTCAAATTGATCTTGTAAAACAATTACACTTCCATAGTTGCCATCAACAATGCttccatttatttaaaaaacaaggTTATATTTgcagatcaaagaaaatctcttaACATTTGCAGAGTCAAGAGAAAGGAATCCTGGAATAGGACGGTGAATCATAGAATCTAACTAAATACATGGTACAGAGGATGAATACAACATAAGTACCTAGCAACCTAGTACATATTAGAAAGAGAACAGAGTAATATGAATTGAAGTAAAATGATGAAGACTTGAAGATTGACAAacactccaattttttttcaataatgacAAGCACAATGTTTCAACCCTTTAAGATGGAAGTAACTGTAGTTCCAAGTTGCACtctgtttttatttcattaatgGAAGGAATATTCCTTATCATTCAGTGAGTTGTCAATGCCATATTTTTGCATCTCTAAGTCAAATGATTCCAATTTCATTGATAAGgctaaaaaaagaaggtaaagttaCCTTTTAGAGAAATCCACATTCAGATTACTTAAAAAACTCCAAAGTCTAACATATTTCTGACAAGATATACTGAATGTGATATATCTCATCTACGTAGTTCTATTAGCCAAACAAAAGTGGCTCAAGATGCTGTAGACCCTTTTGAGCAATTAGAAGATTTAAATCATAAGAGTAGCTTGAAATTAGATCTGTTTTATCATTTCAAGATCGTACGCGTTCCAGTAAAATTGACAAAGCTAAAAGTGCATCTTTAATTGTCCTTATTTACCAGGGTCACAAACTCCAACATTGATTAGCTTACCTACATCCACTCCTCCCCAAAGAATTTGAAGGTTAAGTTTTAAATTTCCTCACTgaagttttttcctttccacttaattccatatttttaacaattaaaaCATCACAAGATTTCCTGCTTATTGGTTCTCAAAAGAATCAAATGGTGATTTCCTGAATCTAGAGTTAATCTTCTCCAATGTAATTATATCAAATTGAATCAATCTTACATGTTAGATAACCATAGAAAATGGAACAAATCAATTACATATGCCATAAGCAAACAAGTTACACTTACATGTCATGTTCATGATCGTTAGCAAGAGCAGCTTTAGCAATACACAAAAATGAGGCATCAACATTGACGTCCTCCTTAGCAGATGTCTCAAAGTAAGGTATGTTCCCTTTTGCGGCACACCAATCCCTAGCTTTCTTCTCGGAAACCTACGGAAGTTATCTTTGAGTAAAGGAGCAGGAAGCAAATGATTTTGGCCAGGAGTGCAACTACAAGTGCTTACCACTCGACTATTGCCACCATCTATGTCAATCTTATTTCCAAGTAATATGAAAGGAAAAGTCCTTGGGTCTGCTGGGTTCGCCTGTTATGATAATAGTAATAAAAACCATGTTATGTCCCCTGCCTAATcaacatatacatacatacacatatatatgtatgtatagagcgagagcgagagagagagagagagagagagagagaagagcttGTACAGACGATGATGGTTCAAATAAAAAGTCATGTAGTAGAGTTGTTCAGGAGAAGGTAAATAGCATACAGGGGGACAAAAGAAGAACATGGTCTAAGCTTTTATTGCTTAAAATGAGCCAAATGGCCTTATCCGAGAGGGCAAAAAAGAAACCTTTACCACGAACCTGCTTCAAAAACTCATCATGCCAGTTATCAAGAGTGTCAAACGATTTCATCACATTCACATCATATACTAAGACGCAGCAGTCCGCCCCTCTGTAAAATGCAACCCCGAGGCTCTGAAATCTTTCCTGTCCGGCCGTGTCCCATATCTACAATCGCAAAACACCCCATGTATGTTAAAGACACGTATCAGTCGCGACTAATTCATCATTGACAGAAACAACCGTTCTAACTTTAGACTCACTTGCAGGGTGACCAGCTTATCATCAATCTGGAGTTCTTTGGTAACGAAATCAGCACCTATCGTAGCTTTATACTGCTGACTAAACTTCTTGTGCACATATCTGTGTAAAGGGTCAAAGAATATCGTGCAGGCAAAACCGAAAACCACTGTGACAGAGCATACAGTTCCCATTAAGGACGAACGGACAGCAATGCActaaaagtttaaagaaaaCGAGTCAATGTCCCCGTCCATCACTCCTCCACTGGGAAAAAAACAagactttattattattaaaaaaaaaaaaaattggcaaagcCAGAACCAAAAAAGCGAAAGCGAGATGGTGCTAGCTTCACAATGCCCAGCGGAATTCAAACACGTTAACACAAAAGCGCTAATTGGTGGAAAAACACGACCAACCCGCAACGCACGGGCTTCCAAAGTGGACGAATCTCGCTGCCCCCCGACGGGGGTGAAAAGGAAGACAGAGAGATTCGACGAAATCAGCATTCCACCATTCACCACGGCCGACGCATCGGGGGGAGACTGACCAAAAGGATACTGGTTCATCAACGACGTCTTGCCAACCCTAAACCAAGAGCAAAATCGAACATCAACCACAAACCAACCCAGCCCAACCCGGGAAGCAGAGAAGAAACGCACGAGAAAgggaaaaccctaaaaagcGCACCCGCTGTCGCCGAGCACGATGACCTTGAGCAACGTCCGCCTGCGCACTGACATCGGAGGAGATTTCGATTCGAATCGAGGGCGGGCCGGCGTCCGTCCGTGGGGAGGATGAAGGAAGAATCAATCcgaaccaaaaaaggaaaaaaacaaaaaaaaagcttcctttcttttcccttccgaAATCCAAATCTGGGAAACGGAGGAGATCGCGACAGGCGAGCACAGCACGGCGAGGGAGTCGGTTGAGGACGGGCGAGCTGGAAAGGAGCGCCAACTTcgatgcctctctctctctctttctctctcttctttctctgcAAAGCTGTTTCAATTTGATGGGGCAGTGTTGTTATGAGTGAGGGAGTCGATTCTGTCccttttttaattgaaagccgGCCGACATTAATGACGACGTCGATGGGGGCGGGGACGATGGAGGAAACACGTACGGCGGCGCTCGTGTTCATCGACGTGCCGACTTGGGACTCTCTCCAACGGATttcattaaattagtgattGTAAAAACGAATATTTTACTTTTCGAACgtgcttatttttctttctcgtgatatacatatatattatcgttaaaaataaaaatatgcatgtACTAATTTCCCTCGGTAtattaccaaaaagaaagagcattCCAAGCGTTTTGGTCAacttaatcataaatttttttattttagtcaattttaattataaagcTTCTCagaatttgtcaattgaatctttctaattaatttaaacAACAAATTACTACATAGATGTCTCCTACATGGCAAAGTTGACGTTTGACACgggttagtttttttttttttttttattttttggtaattttttaagaatttttttctttttttcattacaCCAATGTGGGTCACCAGCAAGGTCTTCACCTACATCTTGCAAGGGCCTTGGCACCTCTCCCCACAGTCAACAAGGCTATGAAGTCCTTGAGCTAGACCATCCTAGCATTGCTAGCCTTGAGCTTGCCCAAATCTACCAAAGGCCTTAATGCCCTCGCCAACGAGGGTCAGTAGTGCCACTCATTAAcacagtgaaaaaaaaaaatgtaaagaaagaaaaagaaaagaaaattttaaatttttacaaaattacaaaaactgtCAATATTTAGTGCTGCCTTATGCCATTTAAAATGATCGACATTCATATtaacaatttctaatcaaaattaaccAGAATAACTTACTTggcaaattatgaaaatatttatgactaaattattgaaaaatttatgataaatataaatataatgaaTTTAGGACTTTTAAGATGAATTCATCAATGTTCTTGTGTGATGGAACTATGTGAAAAAACCCCAAAACATACTTCGATTTTCAGTCACTTTTCACTTTCATACTTCTAtcttttaaattagaaatttgctATTTAGTTTTTCACCTTTATTGACCGCTTTGCACCCTCACGCTAGTTATACCTGTGAActtatttagaaaaaatatcGTTTCTTTTTCCGAAAAACCTCCA
The window above is part of the Eucalyptus grandis isolate ANBG69807.140 chromosome 6, ASM1654582v1, whole genome shotgun sequence genome. Proteins encoded here:
- the LOC104450808 gene encoding ras-related protein Rab7, with product MSVRRRTLLKVIVLGDSGVGKTSLMNQYVHKKFSQQYKATIGADFVTKELQIDDKLVTLQIWDTAGQERFQSLGVAFYRGADCCVLVYDVNVMKSFDTLDNWHDEFLKQANPADPRTFPFILLGNKIDIDGGNSRVVSEKKARDWCAAKGNIPYFETSAKEDVNVDASFLCIAKAALANDHEHDIYFQGIPDAVPDSEQRGGCAC